A single genomic interval of Lathyrus oleraceus cultivar Zhongwan6 chromosome 7, CAAS_Psat_ZW6_1.0, whole genome shotgun sequence harbors:
- the LOC127105825 gene encoding leucine-rich repeat extensin-like protein 4 isoform X2 produces MKKTQTQTQTTQTLLLVTIFLCLTLNTLSLSTLTINDQSLTFENDRLRNAYIALQAWKQAILSDPQNFTTNWVGANVCSYTGIYCAQAPDNPKIRTVAGIDLNDADIAAHLPDELGLLQDLALFHTNSNRLCGTVPHTFEKLKLLFELDLSNNRFAGKFPEVVFRLPGLKYLDLRFNEFEGTVPRELFDLPIDALFINDNRFSSVLPENFGNSPASVVVLANNKFHGCIPSSIGNMSNLNEISFMNNLFKSCLPDEIGLLKNLTVFDVSVNQFVGTLPAAIGGAVSLEQLNVADNLLCGKIPASICMLPNLKNFTFSNNFFTGEPPACLSLPATDDKRNCLPARPFQKSPGECVAYLSKKVDCKSFKCKAFVPSFHSPSSPAVSPTSPPALPGVTPSSPPSIVSPTSPPLPGTAHSPPTSKVSPVSPPLPGTVHSPPPPTAALPSSPPSTHASPPGHSHTSPPGHSHTSPPGHSHSSPPGHSLPPSTSPTPVGSPPSHTSVPSSPPVTTPPAPAPHYDSSPPQAHSPLPSPHPSHFLSPPPGMTPSSPPPAHSSPPVHSHPPFTSPTPPRESPPSPPLNSPPPTGSHYGQSPPLPHSPLSPHPSPVHSLPPPPPPPPSSQFPFPSIQPPSQAPPPFCKDNSPPPPPSSSSSTPHPRVYPSPPPPIQHTPPSPPPHSPVHHTSPPPPPTPAYGGPLPPIVGLPYASPPPPPYY; encoded by the exons ATGAAGAAAActcaaacacaaacacaaacCACACAAACCCTTCTTCTAGTTACAATCTTTCTATGTTTAACCTTAAACACACTCTCCCTCTCAACTCTCACAATTAATGACCAATCTCTTACCTTCGAAAATGACCGTCTCCGAAACGCTTACATTGCGTTACAAGCTTGGAAACAAGCCATTCTCTCTGATCCACAGAACTTCACTACCAACTGGGTTGGAGCCAATGTATGCAGCTACACCGGTATTTACTGTGCTCAAGCACCAGACAACCCTAAAATACGCACAGTCGCCGGTATTGATCTCAACGACGCCGACATTGCCGCTCATTTACCCGATGAGCTTGGACTCTTACAAGATCTCGCACTTTTTCATACAAACTCTAACAGATTATGTGGCACAGTTCCTCACACGTTTGAGAAACTGAAACTTCTGTTCGAATTGGATCTCAGTAACAACAGATTCGCCGGGAAGTTTCCGGAAGTTGTGTTCCGTCTTCCCGGCCTTAAATATTTGGATTTAAGGTTCAATGAGTTTGAAGGAACTGTTCCTAGAGAGTTATTTGATTTACCAATCGATGCCCTTTTCATAAATGATAACCGGTTTTCGTCTGTGCTTCCGGAGAATTTTGGTAACTCTCCGGCATCTGTTGTTGTTCTGGCAAACAATAAGTTCCATGGGTGCATTCCTTCGAGTATAGGAAACATGTCGAATTTGAATGAAATTAGTTTTATGAACAATTTGTTTAAGTCGTGTTTGCCTGATGAGATTGGGTTGTTGAAGAATCTAACTGTTTTTGATGTTAGTGTTAATCAGTTTGTGGGGACTTTGCCCGCGGCGATTGGAGGTGCGGTGAGTTTGGAGCAGCTTAATGTGGCTGATAATTTGTTATGTGGTAAGATTCCGGCGAGTATTTGTATGTTGCCTAATCTGAAGAACTTTACGTTTTCGAATAATTTCTTTACTGGTGAACCGCCGGCGTGTTTGAGTTTGCCGGCAACGGATGATAAGAGGAATTGTTTGCCGGCAAGGCCGTTTCAGAAGTCTCCGGGAGAATGTGTGGCGTATTTGTCTAAGAAGGTGGATTGTAAGTCGTTTAAGTGTAAGGCATTTGTTCCTTCTTTTCATTCGCCATCGTCTCCGGCTGTGTCGCCTACCTCTCCACCAGCTCTGCCGGGAGTGACACCTTCCTCCCCACCGTCAATAGTGTCGCCGACCTCTCCACCACTTCCGGGAACGGCACATTCTCCTCCAACCTCAAAAGTGTCACCGGTTTCTCCACCACTTCCAGGAACGGTGCATTCCCCTCCACCGCCCACAGCAGCACTACCTTCCTCTCCACCATCAACACACGCTTCTCCACCGGGACATTCACACACTTCTCCACCGGGACATTCACACACTTCTCCACCAGGGCATTCACATTCTTCTCCGCCGGGGCATTCCCTACCTCCATCTACATCTCCAACTCCAGTGGGGTCGCCACCGTCACACACTTCAGTACCGTCGTCTCCGCCAGTAACTACACCACCAGCCCCTGCTCCTCATTATGACTCATCGCCGCCACAGGCTCATTCACCTCTACCGTCACCCCATCCTTCCCATTTCCTTTCACCACCACCGGGAATGACAC CTTCCTCTCCACCACCAGCACACTCTTCTCCACCGGTGCATTCACATCCTCCATTTACATCTCCAACACCTCCTCGGGAATCACCACCGTCTCCCCCACTAAATTCACCACCACCTACAGGTTCTCATTATGGCCAATCACCGCCTCTACCGCATTCACCTCTATCGCCCCATCCTTCCCCTGTTCATTCCTTGCCACcgccaccaccaccaccaccatctTCTCAATTCCCATTCCCTTCTATACAGCCTCCGTCACAGGCACCACCACCATTTTGTAAAGACAATTCACCTCCACCCCCACCATCTTCTTCATCTTCCACACCACATCCAAGGGTATATCCATCTCCACCTCCACCAATTCAACATACTCCTCCATCACCACCACCTCATTCCCCTGTTCATCACACTTCGCCACCTCCACCACCTACCCCTGCATACGGAGGACCTTTGCCACCCATCGTCGGACTCCCATACGCATCGCCTCCACCACCTCCTTACTATTGA
- the LOC127105825 gene encoding leucine-rich repeat extensin-like protein 4 isoform X1 encodes MKKTQTQTQTTQTLLLVTIFLCLTLNTLSLSTLTINDQSLTFENDRLRNAYIALQAWKQAILSDPQNFTTNWVGANVCSYTGIYCAQAPDNPKIRTVAGIDLNDADIAAHLPDELGLLQDLALFHTNSNRLCGTVPHTFEKLKLLFELDLSNNRFAGKFPEVVFRLPGLKYLDLRFNEFEGTVPRELFDLPIDALFINDNRFSSVLPENFGNSPASVVVLANNKFHGCIPSSIGNMSNLNEISFMNNLFKSCLPDEIGLLKNLTVFDVSVNQFVGTLPAAIGGAVSLEQLNVADNLLCGKIPASICMLPNLKNFTFSNNFFTGEPPACLSLPATDDKRNCLPARPFQKSPGECVAYLSKKVDCKSFKCKAFVPSFHSPSSPAVSPTSPPALPGVTPSSPPSIVSPTSPPLPGTAHSPPTSKVSPVSPPLPGTVHSPPPPTAALPSSPPSTHASPPGHSHTSPPGHSHTSPPGHSHSSPPGHSLPPSTSPTPVGSPPSHTSVPSSPPVTTPPAPAPHYDSSPPQAHSPLPSPHPSHFLSPPPGMTPSSPPTPAVAPSSPPPAHSSPPVHSHPPFTSPTPPRESPPSPPLNSPPPTGSHYGQSPPLPHSPLSPHPSPVHSLPPPPPPPPSSQFPFPSIQPPSQAPPPFCKDNSPPPPPSSSSSTPHPRVYPSPPPPIQHTPPSPPPHSPVHHTSPPPPPTPAYGGPLPPIVGLPYASPPPPPYY; translated from the coding sequence ATGAAGAAAActcaaacacaaacacaaacCACACAAACCCTTCTTCTAGTTACAATCTTTCTATGTTTAACCTTAAACACACTCTCCCTCTCAACTCTCACAATTAATGACCAATCTCTTACCTTCGAAAATGACCGTCTCCGAAACGCTTACATTGCGTTACAAGCTTGGAAACAAGCCATTCTCTCTGATCCACAGAACTTCACTACCAACTGGGTTGGAGCCAATGTATGCAGCTACACCGGTATTTACTGTGCTCAAGCACCAGACAACCCTAAAATACGCACAGTCGCCGGTATTGATCTCAACGACGCCGACATTGCCGCTCATTTACCCGATGAGCTTGGACTCTTACAAGATCTCGCACTTTTTCATACAAACTCTAACAGATTATGTGGCACAGTTCCTCACACGTTTGAGAAACTGAAACTTCTGTTCGAATTGGATCTCAGTAACAACAGATTCGCCGGGAAGTTTCCGGAAGTTGTGTTCCGTCTTCCCGGCCTTAAATATTTGGATTTAAGGTTCAATGAGTTTGAAGGAACTGTTCCTAGAGAGTTATTTGATTTACCAATCGATGCCCTTTTCATAAATGATAACCGGTTTTCGTCTGTGCTTCCGGAGAATTTTGGTAACTCTCCGGCATCTGTTGTTGTTCTGGCAAACAATAAGTTCCATGGGTGCATTCCTTCGAGTATAGGAAACATGTCGAATTTGAATGAAATTAGTTTTATGAACAATTTGTTTAAGTCGTGTTTGCCTGATGAGATTGGGTTGTTGAAGAATCTAACTGTTTTTGATGTTAGTGTTAATCAGTTTGTGGGGACTTTGCCCGCGGCGATTGGAGGTGCGGTGAGTTTGGAGCAGCTTAATGTGGCTGATAATTTGTTATGTGGTAAGATTCCGGCGAGTATTTGTATGTTGCCTAATCTGAAGAACTTTACGTTTTCGAATAATTTCTTTACTGGTGAACCGCCGGCGTGTTTGAGTTTGCCGGCAACGGATGATAAGAGGAATTGTTTGCCGGCAAGGCCGTTTCAGAAGTCTCCGGGAGAATGTGTGGCGTATTTGTCTAAGAAGGTGGATTGTAAGTCGTTTAAGTGTAAGGCATTTGTTCCTTCTTTTCATTCGCCATCGTCTCCGGCTGTGTCGCCTACCTCTCCACCAGCTCTGCCGGGAGTGACACCTTCCTCCCCACCGTCAATAGTGTCGCCGACCTCTCCACCACTTCCGGGAACGGCACATTCTCCTCCAACCTCAAAAGTGTCACCGGTTTCTCCACCACTTCCAGGAACGGTGCATTCCCCTCCACCGCCCACAGCAGCACTACCTTCCTCTCCACCATCAACACACGCTTCTCCACCGGGACATTCACACACTTCTCCACCGGGACATTCACACACTTCTCCACCAGGGCATTCACATTCTTCTCCGCCGGGGCATTCCCTACCTCCATCTACATCTCCAACTCCAGTGGGGTCGCCACCGTCACACACTTCAGTACCGTCGTCTCCGCCAGTAACTACACCACCAGCCCCTGCTCCTCATTATGACTCATCGCCGCCACAGGCTCATTCACCTCTACCGTCACCCCATCCTTCCCATTTCCTTTCACCACCACCGGGAATGACACCTTCCTCTCCACCAACGCCAGCAGTGGCACCTTCCTCTCCACCACCAGCACACTCTTCTCCACCGGTGCATTCACATCCTCCATTTACATCTCCAACACCTCCTCGGGAATCACCACCGTCTCCCCCACTAAATTCACCACCACCTACAGGTTCTCATTATGGCCAATCACCGCCTCTACCGCATTCACCTCTATCGCCCCATCCTTCCCCTGTTCATTCCTTGCCACcgccaccaccaccaccaccatctTCTCAATTCCCATTCCCTTCTATACAGCCTCCGTCACAGGCACCACCACCATTTTGTAAAGACAATTCACCTCCACCCCCACCATCTTCTTCATCTTCCACACCACATCCAAGGGTATATCCATCTCCACCTCCACCAATTCAACATACTCCTCCATCACCACCACCTCATTCCCCTGTTCATCACACTTCGCCACCTCCACCACCTACCCCTGCATACGGAGGACCTTTGCCACCCATCGTCGGACTCCCATACGCATCGCCTCCACCACCTCCTTACTATTGA